In Methylacidiphilum infernorum V4, a single window of DNA contains:
- a CDS encoding ubiquitin-like protein UBact codes for MPTTEQGQKNKQMIPSPGPGGGSGPGPQAPKVEKPNTEEILKRMRKVDPDQARRYRQRTGE; via the coding sequence ATGCCCACAACTGAACAAGGACAAAAAAACAAGCAGATGATTCCTTCTCCAGGCCCCGGCGGAGGAAGTGGACCGGGCCCTCAGGCTCCAAAGGTGGAAAAGCCCAATACCGAGGAAATACTGAAACGCATGCGTAAAGTTGACCCTGACCAGGCACGTCGGTACAGGCAGAGGACTGGAGAGTGA
- a CDS encoding proteasome accessory factor PafA2 family protein, whose protein sequence is MEKKRLLPWSVYFGLETEFGIAVLENADIDVVEESIHLVRSASQLGSPNLWDYTKEDPHQDARGFRARELRQDEDEANFFSQDRQRPYSFEEIKSDFVLRNGARLYNDHTHPEYSTAECSTLLELVAQDKAGERILEECAKAASKKRRHTVCTYKNNTDFAGHSYGCHENYLIPRLIPWDRLVEGMLPFLITRQIYAGAGKLGWEREDHGMPGGYQISQRADFFTELVGIDTMNRRPIINTRDEPHANPKLYRRFHVILGDANLSEFSTWLKVGSTALVLEALQYERIPKKFFLADPLFAHRSISRDPKFRWEIELAQGGRTTAIELQNEYADWVARYVDLDHPEKEKVWKSWKETLDTLLKNPYALKDRLDWMAKFWLLQTFKEDQNLSWEDPWLQSLDLEYHLVDRNRGLFYALELAGDIIRITTDEDICQAIQQPPSSSRAFIRGKFIQRFSKDLINVQWDYIAFRFNGQTYRLDLASAFPGVDLETYCEVVDNAKNVGDVVRNLNLRPMGN, encoded by the coding sequence ATGGAAAAAAAGAGGCTTTTACCTTGGTCAGTCTATTTTGGGTTGGAAACGGAATTTGGGATAGCTGTCCTCGAAAATGCCGATATTGACGTCGTTGAAGAATCGATTCATCTTGTGCGTTCGGCATCCCAGTTGGGAAGTCCCAACCTTTGGGATTATACAAAGGAGGATCCTCACCAGGATGCAAGAGGGTTTAGGGCCAGGGAGCTGCGGCAAGACGAGGATGAAGCCAATTTTTTCTCCCAGGACAGGCAGCGTCCTTATAGCTTTGAAGAGATCAAGAGCGATTTTGTACTTCGCAACGGGGCCAGGCTCTACAACGACCATACTCACCCGGAATATTCGACTGCGGAATGTTCAACGCTGCTGGAACTCGTCGCTCAAGATAAGGCTGGGGAGAGGATATTGGAAGAATGTGCCAAAGCGGCAAGCAAGAAAAGGCGTCATACTGTTTGTACGTATAAGAATAACACGGATTTTGCAGGCCATAGTTACGGCTGTCATGAAAACTACTTGATTCCAAGGCTCATCCCATGGGATAGGCTTGTTGAAGGAATGCTTCCGTTTTTAATTACTCGGCAGATTTATGCGGGAGCAGGAAAGCTGGGGTGGGAAAGGGAAGATCATGGGATGCCGGGTGGCTACCAGATATCTCAAAGGGCTGATTTTTTTACAGAACTTGTTGGGATCGATACGATGAATCGTAGGCCCATTATTAATACTCGAGACGAGCCCCATGCTAATCCCAAGCTATATAGGCGATTTCACGTTATTCTTGGAGATGCCAATCTTTCTGAGTTTTCGACATGGCTTAAAGTGGGTTCTACAGCCCTGGTGTTAGAAGCCTTGCAATATGAAAGAATCCCCAAAAAATTCTTTTTAGCCGATCCCTTGTTTGCCCACCGGAGTATATCGCGTGATCCGAAATTTCGCTGGGAAATAGAACTTGCCCAGGGAGGAAGAACCACCGCTATTGAACTGCAGAATGAATACGCGGATTGGGTGGCTCGGTACGTAGACTTGGATCATCCCGAAAAGGAAAAGGTTTGGAAGTCCTGGAAAGAGACGCTTGACACCCTGCTGAAAAATCCCTATGCATTGAAGGATAGGTTGGACTGGATGGCCAAGTTCTGGTTGCTTCAGACCTTTAAAGAAGATCAAAATCTTTCCTGGGAAGATCCCTGGCTTCAAAGTTTAGACTTGGAATATCACCTTGTCGATAGGAACCGTGGACTTTTCTATGCGCTTGAATTAGCGGGCGATATTATCCGTATAACCACTGATGAAGACATATGCCAAGCGATACAACAACCTCCTTCCTCTTCACGTGCTTTTATTCGAGGAAAATTCATTCAGCGGTTTTCGAAGGATCTCATTAATGTCCAGTGGGATTACATCGCCTTTAGGTTCAATGGTCAGACCTATAGACTGGATCTTGCATCGGCTTTTCCTGGAGTCGATCTTGAGACTTATTGCGAGGTGGTAGATAATGCCAAAAATGTAGGCGATGTTGTAAGGAACTTGAATTTGAGGCCGATGGGGAATTGA
- a CDS encoding AAA family ATPase has translation MSFDKLDSLSTLQIVDLLGQSLVNDAYSREAFFYLRKRVGDLEETCEKARDAIEKLNEAVDKLSSPANRVGTLLDLPKSDVGLVAQGGSEFYCLIDPRLKGETLLIGTRVLLNEAYAIVGDLGFDASGIIVKILDVLPDNRLRISHEGSFGNFIVIRSSPLMKERLKPGLEIRLDPSHRVAIEVVKSTKTSSKVLERVPELPWEKVGGQKQAIEAIKDAVELPFLYADIFAKYKHNVPKGFLLYGPPGCGKTLIGKATAYNLTKKLREKTGEDRREYFMHIKGPEILNMWVGESERQVREIFEQARELSKEDYIPFIFIDEAESILGTRRAGRFNSILNTLVPMFCAEMDGIESMRQAVIILASNRADLIDPAILRPGRIDRKIKVNRPGKEEAKEIFRIYLTEDLPYEPTLLERFEGDVKKLIDFLVETVVEQQYARTEQNQFLEVTLKSGRREYLYRGDLNSGAIIASVVERAKSMAIKRTIADPSQGGIKLDDLLCALEEEYIENDIFPPSDITEDWLKLVDYDPQNVVKLSPIMPRKKVVSGVV, from the coding sequence ATGAGCTTTGATAAACTTGATTCACTGTCTACATTACAAATTGTTGATCTTCTGGGGCAATCGTTGGTTAACGATGCTTACAGCAGGGAAGCCTTTTTTTACTTGAGAAAAAGGGTAGGGGACCTTGAAGAGACTTGCGAGAAAGCAAGAGATGCGATTGAAAAACTGAATGAGGCGGTGGATAAACTCTCTTCTCCGGCTAATCGTGTAGGCACTTTGTTGGATTTACCTAAGAGCGACGTCGGATTGGTGGCCCAAGGGGGATCAGAATTCTACTGCTTAATCGATCCCCGGCTCAAGGGAGAGACGCTTCTCATTGGGACTAGGGTTTTGTTGAACGAAGCTTATGCTATCGTTGGGGATCTTGGTTTTGATGCTTCGGGAATCATCGTAAAAATATTGGATGTTTTACCCGACAACAGGCTAAGGATAAGCCATGAGGGCAGTTTTGGAAACTTCATCGTGATTCGTTCTTCTCCCCTGATGAAAGAACGATTGAAACCCGGACTGGAGATACGGCTGGATCCCTCGCATCGTGTAGCGATAGAAGTCGTCAAATCGACAAAGACTTCTTCAAAAGTTCTGGAACGGGTACCTGAACTGCCGTGGGAAAAAGTCGGAGGACAGAAACAAGCGATCGAAGCCATCAAGGATGCCGTTGAGCTTCCCTTTCTTTATGCCGATATTTTTGCCAAGTACAAGCATAACGTGCCCAAGGGATTTTTGCTTTACGGACCTCCAGGTTGCGGAAAAACCCTTATCGGAAAAGCCACGGCTTACAACTTGACCAAGAAGTTGCGTGAAAAAACCGGGGAAGACAGGCGCGAGTATTTCATGCATATAAAAGGTCCTGAAATCCTCAACATGTGGGTGGGTGAATCCGAAAGACAGGTCCGAGAAATTTTTGAACAGGCAAGGGAACTCTCCAAGGAAGATTACATTCCCTTTATATTTATCGATGAAGCCGAATCGATCTTGGGAACCCGGAGAGCGGGCAGGTTCAACAGTATTTTAAATACCCTTGTGCCCATGTTTTGCGCGGAAATGGATGGGATCGAATCGATGAGGCAAGCGGTCATTATCCTGGCTTCAAATAGGGCGGATTTGATCGATCCGGCTATTCTTAGGCCTGGAAGAATAGATAGAAAAATAAAAGTGAATAGACCGGGTAAAGAAGAAGCCAAGGAAATTTTCCGCATCTATTTAACCGAAGATCTGCCCTATGAACCAACCCTGCTGGAGAGGTTTGAAGGGGATGTTAAAAAGCTTATCGATTTTCTCGTAGAGACGGTTGTTGAACAACAGTATGCGCGTACAGAGCAGAATCAATTTCTTGAAGTCACTTTAAAAAGTGGGAGAAGAGAGTATCTCTATAGAGGGGATCTCAATAGTGGGGCCATTATCGCTTCTGTCGTGGAAAGAGCCAAGAGCATGGCGATCAAAAGAACGATCGCCGATCCTTCCCAAGGAGGTATAAAGCTTGACGATCTGCTTTGTGCCCTCGAAGAGGAATACATCGAAAATGATATTTTTCCTCCTTCGGATATTACCGAGGATTGGCTTAAGCTTGTCGATTACGATCCCCAGAATGTCGTCAAGCTTTCTCCGATTATGCCTCGCAAAAAAGTGGTTTCTGGAGTAGTATAG
- the pyrF gene encoding orotidine-5'-phosphate decarboxylase translates to MDLKPIVALDLPDPSEALKLVHLLRPHIDFFKVGSQLFLAGGTDIIRRIIDCGADVFLDLKFHDIPRTVFRAVTEVVKLKVKFTTVHILGGREMLKEALEASAGSDTEILGVTVLTSMDDRGLESIGIAHAVEEEVLLLASMALEVGLRGIVCSGKELPLLGKLKKRASILVVPGIRWRGAAAYDQKRIIEPGEAKKGGATHVVVGRPILEAHDKVGLVQKLLCELNAIN, encoded by the coding sequence ATGGATTTAAAACCGATAGTAGCCCTGGATCTCCCCGACCCCTCCGAAGCTCTTAAACTCGTTCATCTTTTAAGACCGCATATCGATTTTTTCAAGGTGGGCAGTCAACTTTTCCTTGCTGGAGGAACGGACATCATAAGAAGGATCATCGATTGTGGGGCGGATGTATTTCTTGATCTGAAATTTCACGATATTCCTCGGACAGTTTTTAGAGCGGTCACTGAAGTTGTCAAGCTTAAAGTAAAATTTACAACCGTGCATATCCTTGGAGGAAGAGAGATGCTTAAAGAAGCCCTTGAAGCTTCAGCGGGAAGCGATACGGAGATCCTCGGGGTAACAGTTCTTACGAGCATGGATGACCGGGGATTGGAAAGTATTGGAATTGCCCATGCAGTGGAAGAAGAGGTCTTATTGCTGGCGAGCATGGCCCTGGAAGTTGGGCTGCGAGGGATAGTCTGTTCGGGCAAAGAACTTCCTCTTTTGGGTAAACTAAAAAAAAGAGCGTCGATCCTTGTTGTACCCGGTATCCGTTGGAGGGGAGCAGCAGCTTATGATCAAAAACGGATAATAGAACCCGGCGAAGCAAAAAAAGGAGGAGCTACCCATGTCGTCGTCGGTAGGCCTATTTTAGAAGCCCATGATAAAGTGGGATTGGTGCAGAAATTGCTTTGTGAATTAAATGCGATAAATTGA
- the ispE gene encoding 4-(cytidine 5'-diphospho)-2-C-methyl-D-erythritol kinase: MSTSNYINSFAPAKINLGLRIFGKRKDGYHELQTLMAPISIGDRIEITLLSSGIEFESTGDFDVPKDSSNLALKAALLFLSHHGLKTGLRIKLTKIVPPGAGLGGGSSDAAAVLFSLNRMLAIDETMENLIRLAAQLGSDVPFFLLRKPALCTGRGEILHPTSSFPYPRKGLLIYPGFPVSTPWAYKTYDELCKKGLILPSPSQESDKPVNDLEEAVFSKYLWLPAVKKWIQSHFNPEVCLMSGSGSSVFALFSKEDPRFFNDLIQQAQAYLGPGCWIRLFEILEQF; the protein is encoded by the coding sequence ATGAGTACTTCAAATTATATTAATAGCTTTGCCCCGGCAAAAATCAATCTTGGACTTCGTATTTTTGGGAAAAGAAAAGACGGCTATCACGAACTTCAAACTCTTATGGCCCCGATATCTATCGGGGATCGGATCGAAATCACCCTTTTATCTAGCGGTATCGAGTTTGAATCAACGGGAGACTTCGATGTCCCCAAGGATTCCTCTAACTTGGCGCTCAAAGCCGCGCTTTTGTTTTTATCTCATCATGGGCTCAAAACAGGCTTAAGGATAAAGCTCACAAAGATCGTTCCTCCAGGAGCAGGTCTTGGTGGAGGAAGCAGTGATGCAGCAGCGGTTCTTTTTTCTTTAAATAGAATGCTTGCAATAGATGAAACGATGGAAAATCTCATCCGGTTAGCCGCTCAGCTCGGAAGCGATGTCCCTTTCTTCCTTTTAAGAAAACCCGCCTTGTGCACGGGCCGTGGAGAAATTCTTCACCCTACCTCCTCCTTTCCCTATCCACGTAAAGGTCTCTTAATCTACCCGGGATTCCCTGTAAGCACTCCCTGGGCTTACAAAACTTATGACGAACTCTGTAAAAAGGGCTTGATTTTACCCTCTCCATCCCAAGAAAGCGATAAGCCTGTAAATGACCTGGAAGAAGCCGTTTTTTCTAAATACCTTTGGTTGCCCGCTGTTAAAAAGTGGATTCAAAGCCATTTCAATCCGGAAGTCTGTTTGATGAGCGGCAGCGGCAGTTCAGTTTTTGCCCTTTTCTCCAAGGAAGATCCCCGATTTTTTAATGACCTTATCCAACAGGCCCAAGCTTACCTCGGGCCTGGTTGCTGGATACGCCTTTTCGAAATTCTCGAACAATTCTGA
- a CDS encoding NAD(P)/FAD-dependent oxidoreductase: MSHYPYLIIGGGMAADAAVRSIRSVDSEKPIGIICQESYPPYLRPPLSKGLWKGRPVDRIWCRTETKKADLIIGEKAVWLDSAQKMVRTDKGRSFSFEKLLIATGGRPRTLPFKDQDIIYYRDLADYYKLKEIVASAENFGIIGGGFIGTEIASCLSGLGKKVSMIFLEEGIGRRIFPAELSLRLNDYFEQKGINLFPRQSVEGYSKVNNKQIIYTSAGKELAFDCVIAGLGIIPNVELAKESGIKTENGIVVNEQLQTNVEGIYAAGDVAFFYNPQLARWMRVEHEDNARKMGEYAGKAMAGHPQSYTHIPSFYSDFFSFSYESVGVVDGNLQVIPFWNRDRSKGVLYYHNSLQVLGILLWNIPGKIPEARQLLNEAPNPDPQLLATKIPLG; this comes from the coding sequence ATGAGCCACTATCCCTATTTAATTATTGGCGGGGGGATGGCAGCGGATGCCGCCGTTCGTTCCATTCGGAGTGTAGACAGCGAAAAACCCATCGGTATAATCTGCCAAGAATCTTATCCCCCCTATCTTCGTCCTCCGCTTTCAAAGGGGCTGTGGAAAGGAAGGCCCGTGGATAGAATATGGTGTCGAACCGAAACCAAGAAGGCTGACCTGATTATAGGGGAAAAAGCGGTTTGGCTTGATAGTGCACAAAAAATGGTGCGGACGGATAAAGGCCGGAGCTTCAGCTTTGAAAAACTGCTCATCGCCACCGGGGGAAGACCTAGAACACTGCCTTTTAAAGATCAAGATATCATCTATTATCGTGACTTGGCCGATTACTACAAGCTCAAGGAAATCGTGGCTTCTGCAGAGAACTTTGGTATTATCGGAGGGGGATTTATTGGAACGGAGATCGCTTCATGTTTATCTGGACTAGGAAAGAAAGTCTCAATGATATTTTTAGAAGAGGGCATAGGTCGAAGAATCTTTCCTGCCGAACTTTCGCTGCGCCTCAATGATTATTTCGAACAAAAAGGGATCAACCTTTTCCCTCGTCAATCGGTTGAAGGTTATTCTAAGGTAAACAACAAGCAGATCATCTATACCTCAGCCGGCAAAGAACTTGCTTTTGATTGTGTCATTGCCGGTCTAGGTATCATACCCAATGTAGAACTTGCCAAAGAGTCGGGAATAAAAACCGAAAATGGCATTGTTGTCAATGAACAACTCCAAACCAACGTCGAAGGTATTTACGCGGCAGGCGATGTAGCCTTTTTTTACAATCCGCAGCTTGCTAGATGGATGCGCGTCGAGCATGAAGATAATGCCAGGAAAATGGGAGAATATGCAGGGAAAGCCATGGCCGGTCATCCCCAAAGTTACACCCACATTCCTTCTTTTTATTCAGACTTTTTTTCCTTCTCTTACGAAAGCGTCGGCGTCGTTGATGGCAACCTCCAGGTCATTCCTTTCTGGAACAGGGATCGATCCAAAGGGGTGCTTTATTACCATAACTCTTTACAAGTCCTAGGCATACTCCTCTGGAATATACCCGGTAAAATTCCTGAAGCAAGACAGCTCTTAAACGAAGCTCCGAATCCAGACCCCCAGCTCCTCGCCACCAAGATACCCCTCGGTTAG
- a CDS encoding radical SAM protein, whose protein sequence is MNRVYLSAREILELKLLVNEMFLSIQGESTFAGYPCAFIRLTGCNLRCRWCDTTYAFSGGKLMPIRAVIDQVKAYDVPLVEITGGEPLLQKNSLYLLTLLCDLGYEVLLETSGSLPVDRVDSRVHRIVDLKCPSSGQSEHNLLSNLDWLGKRDELKFVIADRKDYEWAKNKLTQGKHWRDKVKAITFSPVFGEMDPQLLSQWILEDKLKVRLGLQIHKYIWGPDIKGV, encoded by the coding sequence ATGAACAGAGTATACCTCAGTGCCAGAGAAATTCTTGAGCTTAAGCTCCTCGTCAACGAAATGTTTCTCAGCATCCAAGGAGAAAGTACCTTTGCCGGCTATCCTTGCGCCTTTATACGTTTAACCGGTTGTAACTTAAGATGCCGCTGGTGCGATACGACTTATGCTTTTTCAGGAGGAAAGCTCATGCCGATCAGGGCTGTCATAGACCAGGTCAAAGCCTATGACGTTCCTCTTGTGGAAATTACCGGGGGAGAACCCCTCCTCCAAAAAAATAGCCTTTATCTTTTAACCTTGCTTTGCGATTTAGGTTACGAGGTTCTTCTTGAAACAAGCGGTTCATTGCCTGTAGACCGGGTGGATTCCAGAGTCCATCGCATAGTCGATTTAAAATGCCCTTCAAGCGGCCAAAGCGAACATAATCTTCTGTCCAACCTCGATTGGCTAGGTAAAAGAGATGAACTGAAATTTGTTATTGCCGACAGAAAAGATTATGAATGGGCAAAGAACAAGCTTACCCAGGGAAAACACTGGAGAGATAAAGTCAAAGCGATTACCTTTTCTCCCGTCTTTGGGGAAATGGATCCCCAACTCCTTTCTCAATGGATCTTGGAAGACAAGCTTAAAGTAAGACTTGGGCTTCAGATCCATAAGTACATATGGGGCCCCGATATTAAGGGGGTTTGA
- a CDS encoding signal protein PDZ, protein MNGLLIYPLNFWFAAYSRQPFSCVFCLLFRIFFFFSLFMLFSVPLFSAPMKFVPDLKQSELFVEDTEGVHFKYPIIINSYTVIPPDALLRVIYVKPEMELLTNGPTPAEDEGKRGGLSAAASRSTPAMETEPQQGAFREDTPQEREMKIIKQTVWTTGIAFYQAFDFLDAEDLRIIYKEKNKHSFSDEPISFPEGMILAQVDSKIVIIALEEKGNGYRYGLKAGDQILAINDVGINGSLTEFLSLYRKEKFGISRTRNAMKFLVARIGEEKPTEVTLPLPPSLQGGILDDPFIAEPVRKRN, encoded by the coding sequence ATGAATGGATTGTTAATCTATCCTCTAAACTTTTGGTTTGCGGCCTATTCTAGGCAACCGTTTTCTTGTGTTTTTTGCCTCCTCTTTAGGATATTTTTCTTTTTTTCCCTTTTCATGTTGTTTTCTGTTCCTCTTTTTTCCGCTCCAATGAAATTTGTTCCTGATCTTAAACAATCTGAGCTTTTTGTTGAAGATACAGAAGGGGTTCATTTTAAATACCCCATCATTATTAACTCCTACACGGTTATTCCTCCCGATGCTTTGCTAAGGGTAATCTATGTTAAGCCTGAGATGGAGCTTTTAACGAACGGTCCCACTCCGGCGGAAGACGAAGGCAAACGGGGAGGGCTTTCTGCAGCGGCTTCAAGATCTACTCCCGCCATGGAAACAGAACCCCAACAAGGGGCCTTTCGGGAAGATACTCCCCAAGAAAGAGAGATGAAAATAATCAAACAGACCGTTTGGACTACTGGGATAGCCTTTTATCAGGCTTTCGATTTTCTCGATGCGGAGGATTTAAGGATAATCTATAAGGAAAAAAACAAACACTCTTTTTCGGATGAACCGATTAGTTTTCCCGAAGGGATGATTTTAGCCCAGGTCGATTCAAAGATTGTCATTATCGCCTTAGAGGAAAAGGGTAACGGATACAGGTATGGACTTAAAGCCGGAGATCAGATTTTGGCCATAAATGATGTGGGTATAAACGGCAGTCTGACTGAGTTTCTTTCGCTCTATAGAAAAGAAAAATTTGGAATTAGCAGGACAAGAAATGCGATGAAATTTCTTGTTGCCAGAATAGGAGAGGAGAAGCCTACTGAAGTGACTCTTCCCCTTCCTCCTTCTTTGCAAGGAGGAATTCTAGATGATCCCTTTATCGCGGAGCCGGTTCGAAAGAGAAACTGA
- a CDS encoding DUF167 domain-containing protein — MNEARLFVKVQANAKKTEICGSYADALKIRLSAPPVEGKANDALLSFLSLRLCVPKRLIRIEKGEKNSKKTVVIEGWTRKESPLDWLLKEAGDSKKP, encoded by the coding sequence ATGAACGAGGCTAGGCTATTCGTAAAGGTGCAAGCTAACGCCAAAAAGACCGAGATTTGCGGCAGTTACGCCGATGCCCTTAAAATCAGATTATCAGCACCTCCTGTAGAAGGAAAAGCCAACGATGCTTTGCTTTCCTTTCTTTCTTTACGTCTCTGTGTTCCTAAGCGGCTTATCCGTATAGAAAAAGGGGAAAAAAACAGCAAAAAAACGGTTGTCATTGAAGGATGGACAAGAAAGGAAAGTCCCCTCGATTGGCTTCTTAAAGAAGCCGGTGACTCAAAAAAACCGTAG
- a CDS encoding aldo/keto reductase produces MEYTILGKTGFRVSRLGIGTAEIGFQHMSVASVSELLLFALDHGINVIDTARGYGSAEELIGKTLGHRRRDFIIVSKCGYGEVEGMEFLPPWSKKKISVSVDQSLKKLRTDHIDVMLLHTCEKDVLQKGEALEALLLAKEKGKIRFIGYSGDNEDSLYALSLPPIDVLECSFNVTDQYNLEKVLPLAKEKNVGVLVKRPLANCPWKDPLTLPSYAREYGEEYRRRFKQMGLKASDLGIEEEAWAEFFLRFVLSFPEIHVVLVGVSKLEHLVENLQTLKKGALPQVVVHNVREAFKKAQSSSNELWVGQG; encoded by the coding sequence ATGGAATATACAATTTTGGGGAAAACGGGATTTAGGGTTTCTAGGTTGGGAATAGGGACGGCAGAAATAGGTTTTCAACATATGTCGGTAGCTTCGGTCTCTGAGCTTCTTCTTTTTGCTCTTGATCATGGGATTAATGTCATTGATACGGCGCGCGGCTACGGTTCTGCCGAAGAACTCATAGGTAAAACTCTTGGTCACCGCAGGAGAGATTTCATCATTGTTTCCAAGTGCGGTTATGGGGAAGTCGAAGGGATGGAATTTTTGCCTCCCTGGTCTAAGAAAAAAATTTCTGTTTCGGTAGATCAGTCTTTAAAAAAGCTCCGTACCGACCATATCGACGTGATGCTTCTCCATACGTGTGAAAAAGACGTTCTTCAGAAAGGAGAAGCCCTAGAAGCATTACTGTTAGCCAAGGAAAAAGGCAAAATTCGCTTTATTGGTTATTCAGGAGATAACGAAGACAGTCTCTATGCTTTAAGTCTTCCGCCAATCGATGTTCTTGAGTGCAGTTTCAATGTTACCGATCAGTATAACTTGGAAAAAGTGCTGCCGCTGGCCAAGGAAAAAAATGTCGGAGTTTTAGTAAAAAGGCCTTTGGCTAATTGCCCTTGGAAAGATCCCTTGACATTACCTTCCTATGCCCGGGAATATGGAGAAGAATACCGGAGGAGATTCAAACAAATGGGGTTAAAGGCATCTGATCTGGGGATCGAAGAAGAAGCTTGGGCGGAGTTTTTTCTCCGTTTTGTTCTTTCTTTTCCAGAGATCCACGTGGTTTTAGTCGGTGTGAGCAAGTTGGAACATCTTGTTGAAAACCTGCAAACTTTAAAAAAAGGAGCCCTTCCCCAGGTCGTTGTGCATAATGTAAGGGAAGCTTTCAAAAAAGCCCAAAGCTCTTCTAACGAGCTTTGGGTTGGTCAAGGCTAA
- the queD gene encoding 6-carboxytetrahydropterin synthase QueD, which yields MHVILSKDFDFEAAQALPSFPEGHKCRRTHGHSFKLTVSVRGEVDPQKGVLYDHGKISEAVCPLIEQLDHYYLNDIEGLSNPTIENMAGWFWNKLKDKLPGLYEITIQETARTRCIYRGD from the coding sequence ATGCATGTTATTTTATCTAAAGACTTCGACTTTGAAGCGGCCCAAGCTTTGCCTTCGTTTCCCGAAGGCCACAAATGCCGAAGGACTCATGGACATAGTTTTAAGCTCACCGTGTCCGTTCGGGGAGAAGTAGATCCTCAAAAAGGGGTTCTCTATGATCACGGGAAAATTTCTGAAGCTGTCTGCCCTCTCATTGAACAACTCGATCATTATTATTTAAATGACATCGAGGGGCTAAGCAATCCCACCATAGAAAACATGGCCGGGTGGTTTTGGAATAAACTTAAAGACAAATTGCCAGGCCTTTACGAAATCACCATTCAAGAAACAGCCCGCACGCGGTGCATATACAGGGGAGATTAA